A part of Helicoverpa zea isolate HzStark_Cry1AcR chromosome 17, ilHelZeax1.1, whole genome shotgun sequence genomic DNA contains:
- the LOC124638103 gene encoding uncharacterized protein LOC124638103, with product MSDAVNIVFPRKLIKEFITLYQNLPCLWDKYCISYKMKYKRREAITKLTELVQEYDPAATRVHVMRKIESLRACVRREHKRVLHSRKVAESDAEVYKPHLWYYDLFSFIFRAEEVGGEYDSNDKSKPSASSPQYTIVDSEPEEEEEEDDIQEDDGRFETTRDDYSSPAFSISSNIVEVPESTCPTKRFLEDDKNKRHCTEVDDEYDAIGVNVAAKLRNLPGNMRILAEKLINDVLYQAQTNGLTNSTFISTPDPFKM from the exons ATGTCCGACGCAGTAAACATTGTCTTTCCGCGCAAACTAATCAAGGAATTCATCACCCTATACCAAAACCTGCCATGCCTGTGGGACAAGTATTGcatttcatacaaaatgaagtacAAACGCCGCGAAGCCATCACGAAGTTGACGGAGCTCGTTCAAGAATACGACCCGGCCGCGACTAGAGTGCATGTAATGAGGAAGATTGAGAGTCTGCGTGCTTGTGTGCGAAGGGAACATAAGAGAGTCCTACATAGCAGAAAGGTTGCTGAAAGTGACGCAGAAGTTTACAAACCGCATCTTTGGTATTACGATTTGTTTTCGTTTATATTTCGAGCGGAGGAAGTTGGTGGCGAATACGATAGTAACGATAAGTCAAAGCCGAGCGCGTCGTCGCCGCAGTACACTATTGTG GATTCGGAGcccgaagaagaagaagaggaagACGACATCCAAGAAGATGATGGAAGGTTCGAGACCACCAGAGACGACTACTCGTCACCTGCGTTCAGCATTTCCAGTAACATTGTGGAGGTACCCGAGAGCACCTGTCCTACCAAGCGGTTCTTAGAGGACGATAAGAACAAGAGACATTGTACTGAAGTTGATGATGAATACGATGCTATAG GTGTGAACGTGGCAGCCAAACTACGCAATTTACCTGGGAACATGCGGATCCTAGCTGAGAAACTGATCAATGACGTGCTGTACCAAGCTCAGACAAACGGACTCACGAATTCTACGTTCATCTCAACACCTGATCCTTTTAAAATGTAG